One window of Phycisphaeraceae bacterium genomic DNA carries:
- a CDS encoding DUF433 domain-containing protein: MASPSRVPWRTRVTFEPDKMGGQACIRGLRLPVATVLRCFASGMSREEILSDYPKLEEADLDAALDYAADLAEDRVTTLRPTGS, from the coding sequence ATGGCGAGTCCTTCCAGAGTTCCGTGGCGCACCCGCGTGACCTTTGAACCCGACAAGATGGGCGGGCAGGCTTGCATTCGCGGTCTTCGATTGCCGGTGGCAACGGTGCTTCGTTGCTTCGCGTCGGGGATGTCGCGGGAAGAGATTCTCTCGGACTATCCGAAGCTCGAAGAGGCTGACCTTGATGCGGCGCTCGACTATGCCGCGGATTTGGCTGAAGATCGTGTCACCACACTTCGACCCACGGGCTCATGA
- a CDS encoding cobalamin-dependent protein (Presence of a B(12) (cobalamin)-binding domain implies dependence on cobalamin itself, in one of its several forms, or in some unusual lineages, dependence on a cobalamin-like analog.), whose translation MTTALNTPTTEFEKKDRCADLPHRPRVLLGKMGLDGHDRGVKVIARALRDSGVHVIYSGLWQTPKSLAISARDEDCDVIAASMMSNSHLVLGPNLMKALKEVGRPDLPVYMGGILPQEDLEALAKAGISKCFTTGTGLLDIVNAVREATKPRAEEVNSGTAQLARDISLVHDNKKVRSDAKRRRPKRVIGVTGSPGAGKSTLVAQLVGEFTRRAKDEKDSSCGGRCAVIAFDPMSPITSGALLGDRLRVDFNNLGESVYYRSLAISGEDYHALPEIIELIGGAHEDPDLTFDTLFVETVGAGQNETRIRQHVDFTAVVLTPGMGDAVQMDKAGILEIADIFVCNKADHPGENELVRDLKDVAGKRPIVETVATRSQGIPELLDALVK comes from the coding sequence ATGACGACCGCGCTCAACACGCCGACAACCGAGTTCGAGAAGAAAGACCGCTGCGCCGACTTGCCGCACCGGCCCCGCGTGCTGCTCGGCAAAATGGGCCTCGACGGCCACGATCGGGGCGTCAAGGTCATCGCACGCGCGCTCCGAGATTCCGGCGTCCACGTCATCTATTCCGGTCTCTGGCAGACGCCAAAGAGCCTTGCGATCTCCGCGCGAGATGAAGATTGCGACGTCATCGCCGCCTCGATGATGAGCAACTCTCATCTCGTGCTCGGCCCCAATCTGATGAAGGCGCTGAAAGAAGTCGGTCGCCCCGACCTTCCCGTGTACATGGGCGGCATCCTGCCGCAGGAAGACCTCGAAGCCCTCGCGAAGGCCGGCATCTCCAAGTGCTTCACCACCGGAACCGGTCTACTCGATATCGTCAACGCCGTGCGCGAAGCCACCAAGCCGCGCGCCGAGGAAGTCAACAGCGGCACCGCTCAGCTCGCCCGCGATATCTCTCTCGTTCACGACAACAAGAAAGTCCGCTCGGACGCGAAGCGCCGCCGCCCCAAGCGCGTCATCGGGGTTACCGGTTCTCCGGGCGCGGGGAAGTCGACGCTGGTTGCGCAGCTCGTCGGTGAATTCACGCGGCGCGCCAAAGACGAGAAAGATTCTTCTTGTGGCGGCCGCTGCGCCGTGATCGCGTTCGACCCGATGAGTCCGATCACCAGCGGCGCGCTGCTGGGCGATCGCCTCCGCGTGGACTTCAACAATCTCGGTGAGAGCGTCTACTACCGAAGCCTCGCCATCAGCGGGGAGGACTACCACGCCCTTCCCGAAATCATCGAACTCATCGGCGGCGCGCATGAGGACCCCGACCTCACTTTCGACACGCTCTTTGTCGAAACGGTTGGCGCCGGTCAGAACGAGACCCGCATCCGCCAGCACGTCGATTTCACCGCCGTGGTTCTCACTCCGGGTATGGGCGACGCCGTGCAGATGGACAAGGCCGGCATCCTCGAGATTGCCGACATCTTCGTCTGCAACAAGGCGGATCACCCCGGCGAGAACGAACTTGTCCGCGATCTCAAAGACGTTGCGGGCAAGCGGCCGATCGTCGAGACCGTCGCCACCCGCTCCCAGGGCATCCCCGAATTGCTCGACGCGCTCGTGAAATAG
- a CDS encoding MCE family protein has protein sequence MNKSVVRDFLVGLTAIIGVGGLLIMLMLFGEFRKRFEPVYAIKLSMPSGAGVGSASPVLFNGVRVGAITNLAVADPPSDGMIATLKINKGVRIPRDLSVYIEKGLVGEASMALSFAPGADLTAFVPEDAFAPGKNTAPMRVEPHSLFSDLQRPLDRLSLTAEKFEKFADTYTKVGESLQALLEPRNPSDVDNGKAPTVASILSRVDSLLVGLNKWVGDDALYNSLKDNSQKINDLMTDARAAAKSIDSAARSLDDKGERAVAAVENLGRDAKATLSRLDGALTDIGAIAGKINRGEGTAGQIVNNPDLYRSLNSAADRLDKALTELQLLLQKFKAEGIKVGL, from the coding sequence ATGAACAAGTCCGTCGTGCGGGATTTTCTGGTCGGCCTGACCGCCATCATCGGCGTCGGTGGCCTGCTGATCATGCTCATGCTCTTCGGCGAGTTCCGCAAGCGCTTCGAGCCGGTTTATGCGATCAAATTGTCGATGCCGTCGGGCGCCGGAGTCGGCAGCGCTTCTCCGGTGCTCTTCAACGGCGTGCGCGTCGGCGCGATCACCAACCTCGCGGTCGCCGATCCGCCGAGCGATGGGATGATCGCGACACTGAAGATCAACAAGGGTGTCCGCATCCCGCGCGATCTTTCTGTTTACATCGAAAAGGGCCTTGTCGGCGAGGCATCGATGGCGCTCTCCTTCGCGCCGGGCGCCGATCTCACCGCCTTCGTTCCTGAAGACGCCTTTGCTCCGGGGAAGAACACCGCGCCGATGCGCGTCGAGCCGCACTCGCTCTTCAGCGATCTGCAGCGTCCGCTCGACCGGCTCTCGCTCACGGCGGAAAAGTTCGAGAAGTTCGCCGACACCTACACGAAAGTCGGCGAGAGCCTGCAGGCGTTGCTCGAACCGCGCAACCCGTCGGATGTTGACAACGGCAAAGCACCGACCGTCGCCTCGATTCTTTCCCGGGTTGATTCGCTGCTCGTCGGCCTCAACAAGTGGGTCGGCGATGATGCGCTCTACAACAGCCTCAAGGACAATTCGCAGAAGATCAACGATCTGATGACCGACGCGCGTGCCGCGGCCAAGAGCATCGACAGCGCCGCCAGGAGCCTCGACGACAAGGGCGAACGCGCGGTCGCGGCCGTCGAAAACCTGGGCCGCGATGCGAAAGCGACGCTCTCGCGCTTGGACGGCGCGCTCACCGACATCGGCGCGATCGCGGGCAAGATCAACCGGGGCGAGGGCACCGCCGGGCAGATCGTGAACAACCCGGATCTGTATCGCTCCCTGAACAGCGCCGCGGATCGTCTGGACAAGGCGCTCACCGAACTGCAACTGCTGCTGCAGAAGTTTAAGGCCGAGGGGATCAAGGTCGGGTTGTGA
- a CDS encoding DUF5615 family PIN-like protein has product MRFLVDESVSWRVARDLREAGHDCVHVDQSGLDRSSDRAIFDSAIGDARHIITQDIDFQTLLLSSGRATPSVLLLRLNSGRARAQFEAIQHVLPNIEADLIAGALIVLFDDRVRVHKTRKD; this is encoded by the coding sequence ATGAGGTTCCTTGTAGACGAGTCGGTATCTTGGCGCGTCGCTCGTGACTTGCGCGAGGCGGGGCACGACTGCGTGCATGTTGATCAGAGTGGTCTCGATCGTTCGTCAGATCGCGCGATCTTTGATTCGGCGATCGGCGACGCTCGGCACATCATTACGCAGGATATAGATTTTCAGACATTGCTCTTGAGCAGCGGACGGGCAACTCCGTCGGTGCTTCTGCTCCGGCTCAACAGCGGTCGAGCCCGTGCTCAGTTCGAGGCGATTCAGCACGTCTTGCCGAACATCGAAGCTGATTTGATTGCCGGGGCGCTGATTGTGCTCTTCGATGATCGCGTTCGGGTTCACAAAACCCGCAAGGACTGA
- a CDS encoding ABC transporter ATP-binding protein has product MPPASPQFNPDSSSAAAGSAPVISAERRNGEAARPIIRLRNVHKAFHHLQVLTGVDLDIEEGKTTVVLGPSGSGKSVMLKHIVGLLRPDSGEIYFDGERVDNLKERDLIDVRLQIGLLFQGGALFDSLTVEENIEFPLREHTKLTREERHDRVARALEVVDLKGMFTKLPAQLSGGQRKRVALARAIVLEPRVVLYDEPTTGLDPIRSDGINELIIKLSKQMGVTSIVVTHDLVSAQKVADRCVLLLHGKVAADGTYAELAHHRNEHVSHFFMGQYDREYEKD; this is encoded by the coding sequence ATGCCGCCAGCCTCACCTCAATTCAACCCGGACTCTTCCTCGGCGGCCGCCGGTTCGGCGCCGGTGATTTCCGCTGAACGACGGAACGGCGAAGCGGCCCGTCCGATTATCCGGCTCCGGAATGTTCACAAAGCGTTCCATCACCTGCAGGTTCTGACCGGGGTGGATCTCGACATCGAAGAGGGGAAGACGACCGTCGTGCTCGGGCCGTCCGGGTCGGGCAAGAGCGTGATGCTCAAGCACATCGTCGGGCTGCTCCGCCCCGACTCGGGCGAAATCTACTTCGATGGGGAACGGGTCGACAACCTGAAGGAACGCGACCTGATCGACGTTCGCCTGCAGATCGGGCTGCTCTTTCAGGGCGGCGCGCTCTTTGATTCGCTCACGGTCGAAGAGAACATCGAGTTTCCGCTGCGCGAGCACACCAAACTCACGCGGGAAGAGCGCCACGACCGAGTCGCGCGTGCGCTCGAGGTCGTGGACCTCAAGGGCATGTTCACAAAGCTGCCGGCGCAGCTTTCGGGCGGGCAGCGCAAACGCGTGGCGCTCGCCCGCGCGATCGTGCTCGAGCCGCGGGTCGTTCTGTACGACGAACCGACCACCGGTCTTGATCCGATCCGCTCCGACGGGATCAACGAATTGATCATCAAGCTCAGCAAGCAGATGGGCGTAACGAGCATCGTGGTGACGCACGACCTTGTTTCGGCGCAGAAAGTGGCGGACCGCTGCGTCTTGCTGCTGCACGGAAAGGTTGCCGCCGACGGGACATACGCAGAATTGGCGCATCACCGCAACGAACACGTCAGTCACTTCTTCATGGGCCAATACGATCGGGAGTATGAGAAGGACTGA
- the eno gene encoding phosphopyruvate hydratase has product MSFEIQSVKARQILDSRGNPTLEVDVTLDSGFIGRAAVPSGASTGENEAVELRDDDKGRYLGKGVLKAVNNVNGFLAPELLGLDATRQESIDKLMNQIDSSPNKGRLGANAILGVSLAVAKAAAAAAGLPLYRYIGGSAARTLPVPMLNVLNGGKHADSTVDFQEFMIQPWGFDSFEDGLRAGVEIYHSLKKVLHTKGLSTAVGDEGGFAPNLKNNEEALKLLEEATGKAGYKWGEQIFVALDPAASECWNEAKEEGKQGYKFFKSTKEVVSSDHMIQMWSDWCSKYPIRSIEDGLAENDWSGWKKLTEKLGAKVQLVGDDLFVTNRKFLQRGLDEKCANAILVKVNQIGSLSETLDAVNLAMRNRYAAVMSHRSGETEDSTIADLAVATNCGQIKTGAPCRSDRNAKYNQLLRIAEELGESAVYGKTTWWRG; this is encoded by the coding sequence ATGTCCTTTGAAATCCAATCCGTGAAGGCCCGTCAGATTCTTGATTCCCGCGGCAACCCGACTCTTGAAGTCGATGTCACGCTCGATTCCGGATTTATCGGTCGGGCCGCGGTGCCGTCGGGCGCCTCGACCGGCGAGAACGAAGCGGTCGAGCTGCGCGACGACGACAAGGGGCGCTACCTGGGCAAGGGCGTGCTGAAGGCCGTGAACAATGTCAACGGCTTCCTCGCTCCGGAACTCCTCGGGCTCGATGCGACGCGCCAGGAATCGATCGACAAACTGATGAATCAGATCGACAGCTCGCCCAACAAGGGGCGTCTCGGCGCGAACGCGATCCTCGGCGTTTCACTCGCGGTCGCCAAGGCCGCGGCGGCCGCGGCAGGTCTGCCGCTCTATCGCTACATCGGCGGCAGCGCCGCGCGCACGCTGCCCGTGCCGATGCTCAACGTGCTCAACGGCGGCAAGCACGCCGACAGCACGGTGGACTTTCAGGAATTCATGATCCAGCCGTGGGGATTCGATTCATTCGAGGACGGACTTCGCGCGGGCGTCGAGATCTACCACAGCCTGAAGAAGGTTCTGCACACCAAGGGGCTTTCGACCGCCGTCGGCGATGAAGGCGGTTTCGCGCCGAACCTCAAGAACAACGAAGAAGCTCTCAAATTGCTCGAGGAAGCGACCGGCAAGGCCGGTTACAAGTGGGGTGAGCAGATTTTCGTCGCGCTCGATCCGGCGGCGAGCGAGTGCTGGAACGAGGCGAAGGAAGAAGGCAAGCAGGGCTACAAGTTCTTCAAGAGCACGAAGGAAGTCGTGAGCAGCGATCACATGATTCAGATGTGGTCCGACTGGTGCTCGAAGTATCCGATCCGCTCGATCGAGGACGGGCTCGCGGAGAACGACTGGTCGGGCTGGAAGAAACTGACCGAGAAACTCGGCGCGAAGGTGCAACTCGTCGGCGACGACTTGTTTGTCACCAACCGCAAGTTCCTGCAGCGCGGGCTGGACGAGAAGTGCGCGAACGCGATTCTCGTGAAGGTGAATCAGATCGGGAGCCTGAGCGAAACGCTGGACGCCGTGAATCTCGCGATGCGGAACCGGTATGCCGCGGTGATGAGCCACCGTTCGGGCGAGACGGAAGATTCAACGATCGCCGACCTGGCTGTTGCGACGAACTGCGGACAGATCAAGACGGGCGCGCCCTGCCGCAGCGACCGCAACGCGAAGTACAACCAGTTGCTGCGGATCGCGGAAGAGCTGGGCGAGAGCGCGGTGTACGGGAAGACGACTTGGTGGCGAGGCTGA
- a CDS encoding queuosine precursor transporter, giving the protein MTIQANDPTHPHALTRAQTLYLWLTAVNVTALVLANILGVKLFSFETGWTVLGWQGKIEHTVGMLPFPITFLITDLLTEYFGRKAARQTTYVAFAMAVFAFILISVGRKIPILEGIPGTANQQAFENIFGSATLMYIASLIAFLLGSLLDIFVFTIFKRMTGGKMVWLRATGSTIISQMFDSLLVTWLFFYGFPKLLNQDSATLDFVIRTAFTGYILKFVIAILLTPAIYLGRWAIARAFNLRPVPASEA; this is encoded by the coding sequence ATGACTATTCAGGCGAACGACCCGACCCATCCTCACGCGCTGACTCGGGCGCAAACCCTCTATCTGTGGCTGACGGCGGTCAACGTCACGGCGCTTGTGCTCGCGAACATACTGGGCGTGAAGCTCTTCTCGTTCGAAACGGGCTGGACGGTTCTTGGGTGGCAAGGCAAGATCGAGCACACCGTCGGCATGCTGCCGTTCCCGATCACTTTCCTGATCACGGACCTGCTCACGGAATACTTCGGTCGCAAGGCCGCCCGTCAGACGACCTATGTGGCGTTCGCGATGGCGGTCTTTGCGTTCATCCTGATCAGTGTCGGTCGGAAGATCCCGATTCTTGAAGGCATACCGGGGACCGCAAATCAGCAGGCCTTCGAGAATATTTTCGGGTCGGCAACGTTGATGTATATCGCGTCGCTGATCGCGTTCCTGCTCGGCTCGCTGCTCGACATCTTCGTGTTCACGATCTTCAAGCGCATGACGGGCGGCAAGATGGTCTGGCTGCGCGCCACCGGCAGCACGATCATCAGCCAGATGTTCGATTCGCTGCTCGTGACGTGGCTCTTTTTCTACGGCTTCCCGAAGCTGCTGAACCAGGATTCGGCCACGCTCGACTTTGTGATCCGCACCGCTTTCACGGGGTACATCCTGAAGTTCGTGATCGCGATTCTGCTCACCCCCGCGATTTATTTGGGGCGCTGGGCGATTGCTCGGGCGTTCAATCTGCGACCGGTTCCCGCGAGCGAGGCGTGA
- the recA gene encoding recombinase RecA, which yields MTVAEAKEVRADSKAEVKAQAEDRQKKKALDLALGQIEKAFGKGAVMRMDESAYLNIPGISTGSISLDLALGGKGIPRGRIVEVFGPESSGKTTLALTIAAQAQKDGGVAAFIDAEHALDPSWARRIGVNIDDLLVSQPDSGEQALEICELLVRSNAVDLIVIDSVAALIPKAEIEGEMGDAVVGLQARLMSQAMRKLTGVIARSNCTVVFINQIREKIGVMFGSPETTPGGRALKFYSSVRIDVRRTGAIKEGEVTVGSRTRARVVKNKVAPPFRDAEFDIMYVEGISLAGDLLDLAVDSKVINKSGAWFSYGEVRMGQGREQARAMLKDNPDMFREIRRKVLDIRGTHPVGGRPAGAVAGDADAEGEDEE from the coding sequence ATGACTGTTGCAGAAGCGAAGGAAGTGCGCGCGGACTCGAAGGCGGAAGTGAAGGCGCAGGCGGAAGATCGCCAGAAGAAAAAAGCGCTGGATCTCGCGCTCGGGCAGATCGAAAAGGCGTTCGGCAAGGGCGCCGTGATGCGGATGGACGAATCCGCATACCTCAACATCCCGGGAATTTCGACGGGCTCGATCTCGCTCGATCTCGCGCTCGGCGGCAAGGGCATCCCGCGCGGACGCATCGTCGAGGTGTTCGGCCCGGAATCGTCGGGCAAGACCACGCTGGCGCTCACGATCGCGGCGCAGGCACAGAAGGACGGCGGAGTTGCCGCATTCATCGACGCGGAACACGCGCTCGACCCTTCGTGGGCGCGGCGAATCGGCGTGAACATCGATGATCTGCTCGTCAGCCAGCCCGATTCGGGCGAGCAGGCGCTCGAGATCTGCGAACTCTTGGTGCGTTCGAACGCCGTTGATCTGATCGTGATCGACTCGGTCGCGGCGCTCATTCCCAAAGCCGAGATCGAAGGCGAAATGGGCGACGCCGTGGTCGGGCTCCAGGCGCGGCTCATGAGCCAGGCGATGCGCAAGCTGACCGGCGTGATTGCTCGCAGCAACTGCACGGTCGTCTTCATCAACCAGATCCGCGAGAAGATCGGCGTGATGTTCGGCAGCCCCGAAACGACGCCCGGCGGACGCGCGCTCAAGTTCTATTCCTCGGTGCGCATCGACGTGCGGCGCACCGGCGCGATCAAGGAAGGCGAAGTGACGGTCGGAAGCCGCACGCGGGCGCGCGTGGTGAAGAACAAGGTCGCGCCACCTTTCCGTGATGCGGAATTCGACATCATGTACGTCGAGGGCATCTCGCTCGCGGGCGACCTGCTCGACCTCGCCGTGGACAGCAAAGTGATTAACAAGAGCGGTGCGTGGTTCAGCTACGGCGAGGTGCGCATGGGCCAGGGACGCGAGCAGGCGCGCGCCATGCTCAAAGACAACCCCGATATGTTCCGCGAGATCAGGCGCAAAGTGCTCGACATCCGCGGCACGCACCCGGTGGGCGGTCGCCCGGCCGGCGCCGTCGCCGGTGACGCCGACGCGGAAGGTGAAGACGAAGAGTAA
- a CDS encoding NUDIX hydrolase → MSTPDEGIREISRTTVRKGRKFDFELVRVGMPNGRTIEVDLVRHGGAAVILPILSTAGARHVVFVRNHRFSIRRSILEIPAGTLEKGEEPIACAGRELIEETGFRAARIEPLVEFLPSPGMSDERMYTFVATDLTEVGQQLEEDESIQVEIIPAAEAVAMAADGRLEDGKSILAILLAARKGLL, encoded by the coding sequence ATGAGCACACCGGACGAGGGTATCCGCGAGATCAGCCGAACGACCGTCCGCAAGGGCCGCAAGTTTGACTTTGAGCTCGTGAGAGTCGGAATGCCCAACGGGCGAACCATCGAAGTCGACCTTGTTCGCCATGGAGGTGCGGCGGTGATTCTCCCGATTCTCTCGACGGCCGGCGCACGCCACGTCGTGTTCGTTCGCAATCACCGCTTTTCGATCAGGCGATCGATCCTTGAAATCCCCGCCGGAACGCTCGAAAAAGGCGAAGAGCCGATCGCGTGTGCCGGTCGCGAACTCATCGAAGAAACCGGCTTTCGTGCCGCCCGCATCGAGCCGCTCGTGGAGTTTCTTCCCTCACCCGGAATGTCCGACGAGCGGATGTACACCTTCGTCGCGACCGACCTGACGGAAGTGGGGCAGCAGCTTGAAGAAGACGAATCAATCCAGGTTGAAATCATTCCGGCCGCCGAAGCGGTGGCAATGGCAGCGGACGGGCGACTCGAAGACGGGAAGTCCATCCTCGCGATTCTTCTCGCGGCACGCAAGGGATTGCTCTAG